A stretch of the Panicum virgatum strain AP13 chromosome 9N, P.virgatum_v5, whole genome shotgun sequence genome encodes the following:
- the LOC120693275 gene encoding uncharacterized protein LOC120693275, whose protein sequence is MDDRASVRRIAAAAALHLLAALHGAGPCTAAARPLLVGRLPAAAATSALALAPAAAHHQRRAAAAEGKWLPFAGAHHLPPAYWAHKPVPSWVGLGAGAGAGELGGGAAAAEGEEEEEAVRDGERRRRRQRPSYAGDGASTRQEQLAMWASLLNPKRSGASAAGWLPGAGIGEAADDEPAKQASDTAVVEGAEGDDPSSAGQSYWGNNGN, encoded by the coding sequence ATGGACGACCGCGCCTCCGTCCGCCggatcgccgccgcggcggcgctgcacctcctcgccgcgctccaCGGCGCCGGGCCCTGCACTGCCGCGGCCCGGCCGCTGCTGGTGGGGCggctgcccgcggcggcggcgacgtccgcgctggcgctggcgccggctgccgcccaccaccagcggcgcgcggccgccgcggagggCAAGTGGCTGCCGTTCGCGGGCGCGCACCACCTGCCGCCGGCGTACTGGGCGCACAAGCCGGTGCCGAGCTGGGTCGGGCTCGGggcgggagccggagccggcgagctgggcggcggcgctgctgctgccgagggggaggaggaggaggaggccgtgcgCGACGGGGagcggcgtcgtcgtcgccagCGGCCGTCGTACGCGGGCGACGGGGCGTCCACCCGGCAGGAGCAGCTCGCCATGTGGGCGTCGCTGCTCAACCCCAAGCGGAGTGGGGCCTCGGCCGCGGGGTGGCTGCCGGGGGCGGGGATCGGCGAGGCGGCCGACGACGAGCCGGCCAAGCAGGCGTCAGATACCGCTGTCGTCGAAGGGGCGGAGGGGGATGACCCGTCGTCGGCCGGTCAGAGCTACTGGGGGAACAACGGCAACTGA